A single window of Ficedula albicollis isolate OC2 chromosome 8, FicAlb1.5, whole genome shotgun sequence DNA harbors:
- the ARTN gene encoding artemin — translation MDQQQGPPERRPAGPATHPQPKEGMLWGFFAILSLLAGLATGTLRTTHCNETLDAAPTPRGMATASLSVEDGAEAPLAAAWSQLYGDNVTTGSPGTTELTEDLLLRAERSPPGISKKGTKRKSSRGTRGRNCHIRNLMVKVRDLGLGFNSDEIVLFKYCSGSCHRARSNYDLTLGSLLRQQLITPGPQERVLSHPCCRPTRYEAVSFMDVENTWQTVEKLSAAECSCIG, via the exons ATGGACCAGCAACAGGGGCCACCAGAGCGAAGGCCTGCAGGACCTGCCACGCACCCACAGCCCAAG gaggggatgctgtggggGTTCTTTGCCatcctgtcactgctggctgggctggccaCAGGCACCCTGCGAACAACACACTGCAACGAGACGCTGGACGCAGCCCCCACGCCGCGGGGCATGGCCACTGCCAGCCTGTCTGTGGAGGACGGTGCGGAGGCACCACTTGCGGCTGCCTGGAGCCAGCTGTACG GGGACAACGTGACAACAGGTAGCCCAGGCACCACAGAGCTGACGGAGGACCTGCTGCTGCGTGCTGAGCGCTCACCACCAGGCATCAGCAAAAAGGGGACAAAAAGGAAATCCTCACGGGGCACCCGTGGGCGCAACTGCCACATCCGCAACCTGATGGTGAAGGTGCGGGACCTGGGCCTGGGCTTCAACTCGGACGAGATCGTGCTCTTCAAGTACTGCAGCGGGTCCTGCCACCGGGCACGCAGCAACTACGACCTGACGCTGGGCAGCCTGCTGCGGCAGCAGCTCATCACCCCGGGACCGCAGGAGCGGGTCCTCAGCCACCCCTGCTGCCGACCCACCCGCTATGAGGCTGTCTCCTTCATGGATGTGGAGAACACGTGGCAGACAGTGGAGAAGCTCTCAGCAGCTGAGTGCAGCTGTATTGGCTGA